From a single Mus caroli chromosome X, CAROLI_EIJ_v1.1, whole genome shotgun sequence genomic region:
- the Msn gene encoding moesin, with the protein MPKTISVRVTTMDAELEFAIQPNTTGKQLFDQVVKTIGLREVWFFGLQYQDTKAFSTWLKLNKKVTAQDVRKESPLLFKFRAKFYPEDVSEELIQDITQRLFFLQVKEGILNDDIYCPPETAVLLASYAVQSKYGDFNKEVHKSGYLAGDKLLPQRVLEQHKLNKDQWEERIQVWHEEHRGMLREDAVLEYLKIAQDLEMYGVNYFSIKNKKGSELWLGVDALGLNIYEQNDRLTPKIGFPWSEIRNISFNDKKFVIKPIDKKAPDFVFYAPRLRINKRILALCMGNHELYMRRRKPDTIEVQQMKAQAREEKHQKQMERALLENEKKKRELAEKEKEKIEREKEELMEKLKQIEEQTKKAQQELEEQTRRALELEQERKRAQSEAEKLAKERQEAEEAKEALLQASRDQKKTQEQLASEMAELTARISQLEMARKKKESEAVEWQQKAQMVQEDLEKTRAELKTAMSTPHVAEPAENEHDEQDENGAEASADLRADAMAKDRSEEERTTEAEKNERVQKHLKALTSELANARDESKKTANDMIHAENMRLGRDKYKTLRQIRQGNTKQRIDEFESM; encoded by the exons gtggtGAAAACTATTGGTTTGAGGGAAGTTTGGTTCTTTGGACTGCAATACCAGGACACAAAAGCTTTCTCTACTTGGCTGAAACTTAATAAGAAG GTGACTGCACAGGATGTGCGGAAGGAAAGTCCGTTGCTCTTCAAGTTCCGGGCCAAGTTCTACCCAGAGGATGTATCTGAAGAACTGATCCAGGATATCACCCAGCGCCTGTTCTTTCTGCAAGTGAAGGAGGGCATTCTCAATGATGACATTTATTGTCCACCTGAAACTGCTGTGCTGTTGGCTTCGTATGCCGTCCAGTCTAAGTATGGTGACTTCAATAAGGAAGTGCACAAGTCTGGCTACCTGGCTGGAGATAAGTTGCTGCCCCAAAG AGTCTTGGAGCAGCACAAACTCAACAAGGACCAGTGGGAAGAGCGGATCCAGGTGTGGCATGAGGAGCACCGGGGCATGCTCAG GGAGGATGCTGTCCTGGAATATCTCAAGATTGCTCAGGACCTGGAAATGTATGGTGTGAACTATTTCAGCATCAAGAACAAGAAAGGCTCAGAGCTATGGCTGGGCGTGGATGCCTTGGGTCTCAACATCTATGAGCAGAATGACAG ACTGACTCCTAAGATTGGCTTCCCATGGAGTGAAATCAGGAATATCTCTTTCAATGATAAGAAATTTGTCATCAAGCCCATTGACAAAAAGGCCCCG GACTTTGTGTTCTATGCTCCCCGGCTTCGGATTAACAAGCGGATCTTGGCCCTGTGCATGGGAAATCATGAGCTATACATGCGACGACGCAAGCCCGACACCATTGAGGTGCAGCAGATGAAGGCCCAGGCTCGGGAAGAGAAGCACCAGAAGCAGATGGAGCG tGCTCTACtggaaaatgagaagaagaagCGTGAGCTggctgagaaagagaaggagaagattGAACGGGAGAAGGAAGAGCTGATGGAGAAGCTGAAGCAGATTGAGGAGCAGACTAAGAAGGCTCAGCAAG AACTGGAAGAACAGACCCGCAGGGCCCTAGAACTTGAGCAGGAACGGAAGCGTGCCCAGAGTGAGGCCGAAAAGCTAGCCAAGGAACGTCAAGAAGCTGAAGAAGCCAAAGAGGCCCTGCTGCAGGCTTCTCGGGACCAGAAGAAGACTCAGGAACAGCTG GCTTCAGAAATGGCAGAGCTGACAGCACGGATCTCCCAGTTGGAAATGGCTcgaaagaagaaggaaagtgagGCTGTGGAATGGCAGCAAAAG GCCCAGATGGTACAGGAAGACTTGGAGAAGACTCGTGCTGAGCTGAAGACTGCCATGAGTACACCTCATGTGGCAGAGCCTGCTGAGAATGAACATGATGAGCAGGATGAGAATGGAGCAGAGGCCAGTGCCGATCTGCGGGCTGATGCTATGGCCAAGGACCGCAGTGAGGAGGAACGTACCACTGAGGCAGAGAAGAATGAGCGTGTGCAGAAGCATCTTAAG GCCCTTACTTCAGAGCTGGCCAATGCCCGAGATGAGTCCAAGAAGACTGCCAATGACATGATCCATGCTGAGAACATGCGACTGGGACGAGACAAATACAAGACCCTGCGTCAGATCCGGCAGGGCAACACCAAACAACGCATTGATGAGTTTGAGTCCATGTAG